In one window of Tripterygium wilfordii isolate XIE 37 chromosome 1, ASM1340144v1, whole genome shotgun sequence DNA:
- the LOC119999863 gene encoding serine/threonine-protein kinase RUNKEL-like isoform X5 yields the protein MASYLKIQFMILPMTLFLHSKGIIYCDLKPSNILLDENGHTKLCDFGLARKLSDISKIPSSVLPQAKRGTPCYMAPELFEDGGVHSYASDFWALGCVLYECYTGRPPFVGSEFTQLVKSIISDPTPPLPDAPTHTFVNLINSLLVKDPAERIRWAELCGHAFLQAKIHPVPLPPQPAFDNMIERYAKPCLPEHNGDRSSQNKTPPRHREKDMKGPTKHNENSVLGARGNVTPAKGTASGRKIQHKASGKGIEDKLRDPSCATQRVNVLRLSRIAKSNLQKENERENYRRPLANGSENDAEVKIENTDMELDFSENMEDEAHDESEVADNTSNTPECKSSGQYQNQGKVDEVDDNINQFDTTPVNIPASDESRTNEQESSSEHVNLATSPSSVSPQLKAQIIKESSGSVVDSETSKSANNLSQVLWHPSDSSVRPVMPNRKADKMLEAMPSLPFEALQASDFVKTSKDQLGSLNNKIIAIFSRNSSVGEKQNLIRYLEMLSNNADAANILTNGPIMPLLVKMLRLSKTSALRVQLASLIGLLIRHSTFIEDNLANSGILGSLCDGLRDKQEKVRRFSMAALGELLFYISTQNEHARENHPLESPSKDSRSASGWQVPNSLVSLVSSVLRKGEDDITQLYALRTIENICSQGGQWAARFTSQDVITNLCYIYRAPGKQESIRLTAGSCLARLVRFNPPSTQLVVDKLSFKDVASSLVKGSPREQQISLNLLSMALLGSHMSTNLGRYMLPLVEDKNLVPYLVSLIEQGSEVLRGKALVCVALLCKNGRRWLPHFFCSARLLSAVDRLVKEKDSHVQQCLNAFVHVVASTVPILLDTITGDIQQIMGGRRHAQMPALSSRAAPKTNINVFPVVLHLLGSSSFKHRLVSHQVLQQLANLVKVVETTFQGRDDFQITLLRILESISEDSPVIIDHSETFIREILPSLAILYKDNKDGDARFLCLKILFDVMVIFLNEPFEDEQRVEALKVIANIHFLPLYPIFIEDEDPIPMYAQKLLVMLIEFDYIKIRDILHLKTVQQCYEFLLGDLSSANVNNVKLCLALASAPEMETNILSQLKVVRRIGNLLEFVYAKDMEDFLEPTLCLCRAFLLRSLGSRKGFIYSKEPMLLDHGSSEAKGAFDQQQCIRDIMDFGGNVGVLLELSASREVNVADIASECVVLLLKAAPREAVTGFLTNLRKVNAILESWCRGIPHLLLQRMLHALGYSCRQYFSHAMILSISKLEISRIEAIVSELKTSDIPLASDASIVSLELLRLPRCI from the exons ATGGCAAGCTACCTGAAGATTCAATTCATGATCTTGCCTATGACCTT GTTCCTACATTCAAAAGGAATCATCTATTGTGATTTAAAACCATCAAACATCCTACTAGATGAGAATGGACATACAAAG CTATGCGATTTTGGGTTGGCAAGGAAACTGAGCGATATTTCTAAGATTCCCTCTTCGGTG CTGCCACAAGCAAAACGTGGAACGCCTTGTTATATGGCTCCTGAGCTTTTTGAGGATGGAGGTGTTCATTCTTATGCATCTGATTTTTGGGCCCTCGGTTGTGTTCTATATGAGTGTTACACAGGAAGGCCTCCTTTTGTGGGAAGTGAATTTACGCAGCTTGTGAAATCCATCATCTCAGATCCAACTCCTCCTCTCCCTGATGCTCCAACCCATACTTTTGTCAATCTAATCAATTCTCTCCTGGTAAAAGATCCCGCTGAAAGAATACGATGGGCCGAATTATGTGGACATGCTTTCTTGCAGGCTAAAATCCATCCTGTGCCTCTTCCTCCTCAGCCTGCTTTTGATAATATGATAGAGAGGTATGCTAAGCCTTGTCTGCCAGAGCATAATGGAGATAGATCCTCCCAAAACAAGACCCCTCCTAGACATCGGGAGAAAGATATGAAAGGTCCAACGAAACACAATGAGAATTCTGTGTTAGGAGCAAGAGGCAATGTGACACCAGCTAAGGGTACAGCAAGTGGCAGAAAAATTCAACACAAGGCTTCTGGAAAAGGAATTGAGGACAAGCTGAGAGATCCTTCCTGTGCAACTCAGCGTGTCAACGTATTAAGATTGTCAAGAATAGCAAAATCAAACTTACAGaaggaaaatgagagagaaaactACAGGAGGCCCTTGGCTAATGGTTCTGAGAATGATGCCGAAGTCAAAATTGAGAATACTGATATGGAATTGGATTTTAGTGAAAACATGGAGGATGAAGCACATGATGAAAGTGAGGTGGCGGATAACACATCTAATACTCCTGAATGCAAATCATCAGGCCAATATCAGAATCAAGGCAAAGTGGATGAGGTGGATGATAACATAAACCAGTTCGATACCACACCTGTTAATATACCTGCTTCAGATGAATCTAGAACAAATGAACAAGAGTCTTCCTCTGAGCATGTGAATTTGGCTACTAGTCCATCCAGTGTCAGTCCTCAACTCAAAGCTCAGATAATTAAAGAAAGTTCAGGATCAGTTGTTGATTCTGAAACATCAAAATCGGCTAACAACCTTTCTCAGGTTCTTTGGCATCCATCTGATAGTTCGGTCAGACCCGTGATGCCCAATAGAAAAGCTGATAAAATGTTGGAGGCAATGCCTTCTCTTCCGTTTGAGGCACTACAAGCGTCTGATTTTGTGAAGACGTCGAAGGACCAGCTGGGGTCactcaacaacaaaatcataGCCATTTTCAGTAGGAACAGTAGTGTTGGGGAGAAGCAGAATCTGATAAGATACCTTGAGATGCTAAGTAACAATGCAGATGCGGCCAATATCTTGACCAATGGGCCAATAATGCCATTGCTTGTTAAAATGCTTCGACTATCCAAGACGTCGGCTTTACGTGTTCAACTTGCCTCATTGATTGGTTTGTTGATTCGACATTCGACTTTTATTGAGGATAACTTGGCAAATTCTGGAATTTTAGGGTCACTATGTGATGGCCTTAGAGACAAGCAAGAAAAAGTCAGGAGATTTTCAATGGCTGCTTTGGGTGAATTGCTGTTTTATATATCCACTCAGAATGAGCATGCTAGAGAGAATCATCCACTGGAATCTCCATCAAAGGATAGCCGGTCTGCAAGTGGCTGGCAG GTTCCTAATTCATTGGTTTCATTGGTATCATCAGTTTTGCGAAAAGGAGAGGATGACATAACTCAGCTctatgcattgaggacaatagAAAATATCTGCAGCCAAGGAGGGCAGTGGGCTGCTCGTTTTACTAGCCAGGATGTAATTACTAACCTTTGTTACATATATAGAGCTCCAGGAAAACAAGAGAGCATAAGGCTTACTGCTGGATCATGTCTGGCTCGCCTTGTTCGTTTCAACCCCCCTAGCACTCAGTTAGTTGTAGATAAACTTTCTTTCAAGGACGTAGCTTCTTCCCTTGTCAAGGGCAGTCCTCGTGAGCAGCAAATTAGTTTGAACCTTCTAAGCATGGCGTTGCTTGGGAGCCATATGTCCACCAATTTAGGACGATATATGCTACCCCTGGTGGAAGATAAGAATTTGGTCCCATATCTAGTGTCCCTTATAGAGCAGGGAAGTGAAGTTTTGAGGGGAAAGGCACTTGTCTGTGTGGCTCTCCTTTGTAAGAATGGAAGGCGGTGGCTGCCACACTTTTTTTGCAGTGCAAGGCTACTCTCTGCAGTGGACAGGCTTGTTAAAGAAAAGGACAGCCATGTGCAACAGTGCCTCAACGCATTTGTGCATGTAGTGGCATCTACAGTGCCCATTTTATTGGACACTATAACTGGGGATATCCAACAAATTATGGGAGGAAGGCGGCATGCACAGATGCCTGCCCTGTCCAGTCGAGCTGCTCCAAAGACCAACATTAATGTATTTCCtgttgttcttcatcttcttgggAGCTCATCCTTCAAGCACAGATTGGTGAGTCATCAGGTCCTGCAGCAGTTGGCGAATTTGGTCAAAGTTGTGGAGACCACATTTCAG GGTAGGGATGATTTCCAGATAACACTTCTTCGAATCCTTGAGTCTATTTCTGAGGATTCCCCTGTAATTATTGATCACTCTGAGACTTTTATACGAGAGATTCTCCCCAGTTTGGCCATTCTGTACAAGGACAACAAGGACGGTGATGCCAGATTTCTATGcctcaaaattttatttgatgtgATGGTCATATTTTTGAATGAACCTTTTGAAGATGAGCAGAGAGTAGAAGCTTTGAAGGTTATTGCCAATATTCATTTCCTTCCTCTGTACCCCATCTTCATTGAAGATGAAGATCCCATTCCTATGTATGCTCAGAAACTACTTGTTATGCTCATTGAGTTTGATTATATCAAAATTAGGGACATTCTGCATCTGAAGACAGTCCAACAATGCTATGAGTTTTTGCTTGGTGATCTGTCAAGTGCAAATGTGAATAATGTTAAGCTCTGTCTGGCTTTGGCATCAGCTCCTGAAATGGAAACCAACATACTTTCTCAATTGAAAGTTGTTAGAAGGATAGGAAACCTGTTGGAGTTTGTATATGCAAAGGATATGGAAGATTTTCTTGAGCCAACTCTATGCCTGTGTAGAGCTTTCCTTCTACGTTCACTGGGCAGTAGAAAAGGATTCATCTACAGTAAAGAACCAATGCTCTTAGATCATGGTTCTTCTGAAGCAAAGGGTGCATTTGATCAGCAGCAATGCATAAGAGATATTATGGACTTTGGTGGCAATGTTGGTGTCCTGCTGGAGTTGAGTGCATCTCGTGAAGTAAATGTCGCAGATATAGCTTCTGAATGTGTGGTATTGTTGCTTAAGGCAGCTCCAAGGGAAGCTGTAACTGGTTTCCTAACTAATCTTCGGAAAGTTAATGCCATTCTCGAGTCCTGGTGCAGGGGCATCCCTCACCTACTTTTGCAGCGGATGCTGCATGCTCTTGGTTATTCATGTCGGCAGTATTTCTCACATGCTATGATACTGTCGATATCTAAGTTGGAGATTTCAAGGATTGAAGCTATTGTTTCTGAGTTGAAAACTTCAGATATACCTTTAGCCAGCGATGCTTCTATTGTGTCCTTGGAGTTACTGCGGCTGCCTCGCTGCATATGA